From the Lathyrus oleraceus cultivar Zhongwan6 chromosome 4, CAAS_Psat_ZW6_1.0, whole genome shotgun sequence genome, one window contains:
- the LOC127136889 gene encoding uncharacterized protein LOC127136889, with protein MESSKRNIYSFKFKDPDLKNLRNLVSQMHPVYRINFGKNYGNLLSILNQQVDHTTLITLAQFYDLPLRCFTFQDFQLAPTLEEFERLVRIPMKDKSLFEGTNESFPLEVIASALHMDEKEAKDNLETKGNTKGFSLSFLLERAHTPLKAESWDACYSAIALAIYGIVLFPNMDGFVDMTSICVFLTRNPVPTLLADVYYHISHRYIKKKGLIACCAPLLYQWFIEHLPKTGAWVE; from the coding sequence atggaatcaagcaaaagaaacatttacTCCTTCAAGTTCAAGGATCCCGATCTGAAGAATTTACGTAACTTGGTCTCTCAGATGCACCCTGTATACAGAATCAACTTTGGAAAGAATTATGGAAATTTGCTCAGCATCCTCAATCAACAAGTGGACCATACAACCTTGATCACTTTAGCCCAATTTTATGACttacctttaagatgcttcacattccaagacttccaGCTAGCACCAACGTTGGAAGAATTCGAGCGTCTTGTTAGGATTCCTATGAAGGACAAGTCACTATTTGAAGGGACAAATGAATCTTTTCCCCTCGAGGTCATTGCCAGTGCGCTTCACATGGATGAAAAGGAAGCAAAAGACAATTTAGAGACCAAAGGAAATACCAAAGGGTTTTCACTAAGTTTTCTTTTGGAAAGAGCTCATACCCCGTTGAAGGCAGAAAGTTGGGATGCTTGTTACTCTGCTATTGCATTGGCTATCTATGGCATCGTCCTATTCCCTAATATGGATGGTTTCGTAGACATGACTTCCATTTGTGTTTTCCTTACTAGGAACCCAGTACCCACTTTGTTAGCCGATGTCTATTATCACATAAGTCATAGGTATATTAAGAAGAAgggattgattgcttgttgtgctcctttattGTATCAGTGGTTTATAGAACATCTTCCGAAGACAGGTGCTTGGGTTGAATAG